The Brassica oleracea var. oleracea cultivar TO1000 chromosome C7, BOL, whole genome shotgun sequence sequence TTAAACTACCAAACTTAGATATCTCGCAAATTCTCCCTTTAAATAAATAGATATTTTAGTAATATATTATGATTCTAAAGTAATACATTCGATCCTGAATTAAAAATTACAATTAAGTACAATCTGAAAAACACTTTTCCTCCTTTGTCTGATAATCACATTGAGATTTAACATCTCCTAACTTTCTTTTAATTGGATAGTTTCTCTTTTCTTTTTTTCGTTGTCAAAAAGAAATGAGATTGGATAGTTTCCTAAATGCCATTATTTCATATAAGAAAAAACTATTGCCATGTTCCTATACGTTCATTTCCTATTCATTCTTCGTGTTCCCGAAAAAATTACTAGTCGGAGCCCAAATAAAACAGGGTCGTTTTCTCCAGGGTTCCCTTTATATAGACAAACTCTAATGAATATTTCATTTTCTTATTTATTCCTTTTTATTATTATGTGAATTTGTAAAAAAAGTCCTAATTAAATAAAAAGGAAATAAAACAATTTTTGGTAATGGATTTTAGGTAGAAAAATTAAATCAAGCAAACAACACGGCAGGTTTCTCCAGGTCTTCCTTTATATAAACAAATCCTCTGAGCGTTTGACAAAAAAAAAAAAAAAAAAATTAAAATCATAATCAAGAAAAAAGAGTAGAGGAATATGGATTCCTTGACAGATGATCTTTGGGCATCAACACTTGTCCTATTACCCCTAAAGAGCATCGCCACTTCCAAACTGGTCTGCAAGCGATGGAGATCACTATCAGATCTCTTAGAAACACAAAGAGTTATAAGAACAACTTTTCTTATTAGCTTTAGAAACTATTCAAAACTAAAGCTCTCAATATGTTTCTCTCAGATCATATGGAACACCTCTCCATTAGACCTATATTTATATGAAAGACAATTCCCTTTAACATGTGGGATATGAAAAACACAAACCTAACCTAAATAGAAACTTCCTTTTCCTATTTCTAGGTTTCCTTATTGTGTTTATCTTAACATATTAAACATCTAATAATATGTTAAGTTTCCACAAGCTTGGAATTATCCAACATTCACCCTCTTAATTCCAACTTGAATTAGGGAGAATAATTTCTTGAACTCCGATTAAGCTCCTCATTTGCTTGAACATAATCCTTGCTAATGGCTTGGTAAGGATGTCGGCCTTCTGCTCAACACCCGACACATGCTCCACTTTGATCTGCCCGTTCTCCACACACTCACGAATGAAGTGATACTTCTTGAGTACATGCTTACTCCTTCCATGGAAAACTGGATTCTTGGTTAGAGCAATGGCTGATTTGTTGTCGATCCTAAGCTTGACTATCTCGCCTTCTTTTCATAGTATCTCACTCAACAATTCCTTGATCCACATAGCTTGCTTCGCTGCTTCTGTTGCTGCCATGAATTCTGCTTCGCATGATGACAATGCAACCGTCTGCTGCTTCTGCGACGTCCAAGTAATCAGTGATGAACCGTAGTAGAATGCATGNNNNNNNNNNNNNNNNNNNNNNNNNNNNNNNNNNNNNNNNNNNNNNNNNNNNNNNNNNNNNNNNNNNNNNNNNNNNNNNNNNNNNNNNNNNNNNNNNNNNNNNNNNNNNNNNNNNNNNNNNNNNNNNNNNNNNNNNNNNNNNNNNNNNNNNNNNNNNNNNNNNNNNNNNNNNNNNNNNNNNNNNNNNNNNNNNNNNNNNNNNNNNNNNNNNNNNNNNNNNNNNNNNNNNNNNNNNNNNNNNNNNNNNNNNNNNNNNNNNNNNNNNNNNNNNNNNNNNNNNNNNNNNNNNNNNNNNNNNNNNNNNNNNNNNNNNNNNNNNNNNNNNNNNNNNNNNNNNNNNNNNNNNNNNNNNNNNNNNNNNNNNNNNNNNNNNNNNNNNNNNNNNNNNNNNNNNNNNNNNNNNNNNNNNNNNNNNNNNNNNNNNNNNNNNNNNNNNNNNNNNNNNNNNNNNNNNNNNNNNNNNNNNNNNNNNNNNNNNNNNNNNNNNNNNNNNNNNNNNNNNNNNNNNNNNNNNNNNNNNNNNNNNNNNNNNNNNNNNNNNNNNNNNNNNNNNNNNNNNNNNNNNNNNNNNNNNNNNNNNNNNNNNNNNNNNNNNNNNNNNNNNNNNNNNNNNNNNNNNNNNNNNNNNNNNNNNNNNNNNNNNNNNNNNNNNNNNNNNNNNNNNNNNNNNNNNNNNNNNNNNNNNNNNNNNNNNNNNNNNNNNNNNNNNNNNNNNNNNNNNNNNNNNNNNNNNNNNNNNNNNNNNNNNNNNNNNNNNNNNNNNNNNNNNNNNNNNNNNNNNNNNNNNNNNNNNNNNNNNNNNNNNNNNNNNNNNNNNNNNNNNNNNNNNNNNNNNNNNNNNNNNNNNNNNNNNNNNNNNNNNNNNNNNNNNNNNNNNNNNNNNNNNNNNNNNNNNNNNNNNNNNNNNNNNNNNNNNNNNNNNNNNNNNNNNNNNNNNNNNNNNNNNNNNNNNNNNNNNNNNNNNNNNNNNNNNNNNNNNNNNNNNNNNNNNNNNNNNNNNNNNNNNNNNNNNNNNNNNNNNNNNNNNNNNNNNNNNNNNNNNNNNNNNNNNNNNNNNNNNNNNNNNNNNNNNNNNNNNNNNNNNNNNNNNNNNNNNNNNNNNNNNNNNNNNNNNNNNNNNNNNNNNNNNNNNNNNNNNNNNNNNNNNNNNNNNNNNNNNNNNNNNNNNNNNNNNNNNNNNNNNNNNNNNNNNNNNNNNNNNNNNNNNNNNNNNNNNNNNNNNNNNNNNNNNNNNNNNNNNNNNNNNNNNNNNNNNNNNNNNNNNNNNNNNNNNNNNNNNNNNNNNNNNNNNNNNNNNNNNNNNNNNNNNNNNNNNNNNNNNNNNNNNNNNNNNNNNNNNNNNNNNNNNNNNNNNNNNNNNNNNNNNNNNNNNNNNNNNNNNNNNNNNNNNNNNNNNNNNNNNNNNNNNNNNNNNNNNNNNNNNNNNNNNNNNNNNNNNNNNNNNNNNNNNNNNNNNNNNNNNNNNNNNNNNNNNNNNNNNNNNNNNNNNNNNNNNNNNNNNNNNNNNNNNNNNNNNNNNNNNNNNNNNNNNNNNNNNNNNNNNNNNNNNNNNNNNNNNNNNNNNNNNNNNNNNNNNNNNNNNNNNNNNNNNNNNNGGATCTTAAGCTACAACTTAAGCTTAGATCGAGTCTCCAACCTGAGGCTCTGATACCAATTCAGATCTCTTAGAAACACAAAGAGTTATAAGAACAACTTTTCTTATTAGCTTTAGAAACTACTCAAAACTAAAGCTCTCAATATGTTTCTCTCAGATCATATGGAACACCTCTCCATTAGACCTATATTTATATGAAAGACAATTCCCTTTAACATGTGGGATATGGAAAACACAAACCTAACCTAAATAGAAACTTCATTTTCCCATTTCTAGGTTTCCTTATTGTGTTTATCTTAACATATTAAACATCTAATAATATGTTAAGTTTCCACAAGCTTGGAATTATCCAACACACTACTCGAATCTCCCTTTCTCCGTAGGCTTTTCCTTTCTCGCCATCAACTCTCACACTCTATGTGGTCGCTCATGGTGAAAGATGATCAGCAAGAAGCCGTTGCTCACTACAGATGCGACATTTGGGGTCATCCAACACAACAACTTGGCTCTTACATCGCCACTTCCATTACCGAAGCATTCTTAAACCACAAGCAAAAATACAGACAAGTCGGAGCCGTGGCTTACACGGATGTCGGGTTGATTCTTATCCGTGTTGTGTCTGCCCTCGGGAACGTATCCTTGTACGTGGCTAATCCCGTTTCACGGGAATGCGTAGAAACGGATCCTCCATGGTGTGAAGCAGAGGAGGATTACTGGAACCTAGGTTTAGCCACACTAACCGATAGAGATGGCGTCGTTTTGGGTTACAAAGTCGTTCTTCTATATGATGCTATACCACGGAAAAAGAGTTTTAGTTTGCTGATATATTCGTCAGAGACTGGCTTGTGGAGTCAAGAAACCGTACAGTTTCCTTACTCTTTTAGCCGTCAGGAGTTTCGCTATTCCATTAGCTTGAACGGAAATCTTCACTGGGTCGCTCGCAACAACGTGAATGATGAAGTTGTTGTATCCACCGACTTCTACGGTTCTGAGCATCCTGTTTGTCGTGTTACGCGTTTCCCTGATTTAGAAACATCTCCACAGTTTCAAAGATTCTGCACTGTTTTGTAACATCCCGAGTTGTGATATATGGAAAGGCTTAAGAGAATTGATTTGACTACCTATGTCACCAAAGTTGACTTACCTTTTCCGGAGCACATCCTGAAAGAACTCCAGAGTTAAGCGTGCTTGAGCTGGAGTAGTGGAAGGATGGGTGACCTATCGGGAAGTGATTCGCGATAGCATGCGAGTGAGGCCAAAGCATGGGAAAAGGTCAGGTGGTGATTGCAGGGTCAGTAAACAATGATTTCGAGCCTTTAAAAAAATTAACGGACCGATCGCTGGAACGGGATGGGCCCACGGGTCGAGAGAGCGGGCGTGGGTGGCCCATTAGCCGTGGGCGGTCGGGGCGTTGAGAGGCGTCTTGGGACCTGTCGTGGGGCGCAACGAGGACGTTGCATTCTTTGAGAGGGGGGTGAATTGTAACATCCCGAGTTGTGATATATAGAAAGCTTAAAAGAATTGATCTTGCTACCTACCTATGTCACCAAAATTGACTTACCTTTTCCGTCACACATTCGTTTAGAACTCCAGAGTTAATTGTGTTTGGGCTAAAGTGGTGAAAAGATTGATGATATATCGGGAAGTGATTCATGATACCGTGCGTACGGGCCGAGAGAGCGGGCGTGAGTGGCCCATTAGCTGTGGGCGGTCGGGGCGTTACAAGTGGTATCAGAGATTGCACTGATGAGACCGCTAAAAATCGTGGGTGGCCCATTAGCTGTGGGTGGTTGGAGCGTTACATGTTTCTCAAGGGAGTCTCATGTATATGAACATTGCCGCTCAAGGCGATGAGCATGATAAACTAAGCGTGTGGAGGCTAAAGAGCCTCCAGAGTTAAGCGTGCTTTAGCTGGAGTAGTGGAAGGATGGGTGACCTATCGGGAAGTGATTCGCGATAGCATGCGAGTGAGACCAAAGCATGGGAAAAGGTCGGGTGGTGATTGCAGGGTCAGTAAACAATGATTTCGAGCCTTTAGAAAAATTAACGGACCGATCGCTGGAACGGGATGAGCCCACGGGCCGAGAGAACGGGCGTGGGTGACCCATTAGCTGTGGGTGGTCGGAGCGTTACATGTTTCTCGAGGGAGTCTCATGTATATGAACATTGCCGCTCAAGGCGATGAGCATGATAAACTAAGCGTGTGGAGGCTAAAGAGCAGCTGGGAATGGCAAATAGTATCTGAAGTATCCTACATTGGTTATAAACACCCTTATATTCCGTTGGCGATAAACCCCTTTGATGCTGAAACAGTCTACTTTTGGAGCAACGACTTGGACAACCAATGTTTGGTATCTATGAACTTGCGCATTGGCGAGTTTGTCTTCCACGGTAAGTTGGAACGTAGCAGCAGCGATGGTTGCATTGTCAAGTCCCCTGAAGGCCACACTTTTATACAGCTCGCCCAAGAATTTTCGTAGTTTGTTTTACCAAAGTGGCTGCATCGGATCCCGAACACGGTGACTAATAATAGTCGACAGCCCAAGCCTAGCTCTAATCCTACTTTCATCTACTTCAAATCTTTTATGTATGATTTTTTTTATTTAAGTCATTTCTTAGAAACTATATTAAATTTTACATATTTTATTTAGAATATCTTTCAATATCTTTAACTTTTTATTTGAAATGGAATTCAATATTTTTTTTAAAAAATATAACAAAATCTTTGAAAAAATCTTTTTAGAAGTTTTTTGAAAAAATCCGAAATTATCATTTTAAATTATAATTATCCTAATATATAATTAGTTTTGATGTATTTTATTTATTAAGTCATGAATTTTTTCATGTGTGATTTTTTTATTTGGGCCATTTCTTAGAAACTATATTAAATTTTACATATTTTAGTTATAATATCTTTCAATATCTTTACCTTTTTATTTGAAATGTTACTCAATATTTTTTAAAAAAATATAACAAAATCATTGAAAAATATTTTTAGAAGTTTTTTGAAAAAAAATCTGAAATTAACATTTTAAATTATAATTATCCTAAAATATAATTAGTTTTGATGTATCTTATCTATTAAAACAGAAATCATGACTTCTTTCATGTGTGGTTTTTTTTTTATTCGGGTCATTTCTTAGAAACTATATTAAATTTTACATATTTTAGTTAGAATATCTTTCAATATCTTTACCTTTTTTATTTGAAATGCAACTAAATAACTTTTTTAAAAAATATAACAAAATATTTGAAAAATCTTTTTAGAAGTTTTTTGAAAAAATCTGAAATTAACATTTTAAATTATTATTATCTTAAAATATGATTAGTTTTAATGTATCTTATCTATTAAAACAGAAGTCATGACTTATTTCATGTGTGATTTTTTATTTGAACCATTTCTTAGAAACGATATTAAATTTTACATATTTTAGTTAGAATATCTTTCAATATCTTTACCTTTTTATTTGAAATGCAACTCAATATTTTTTTCTAAAAAACATATGATAAAATCTTTGAAAAATCTTTTTAGAAGTTTTTTTGAAAAAATCCGAAATTAATATTTTAAATTATAATTATCCTAAAATATGATTAGTTTTGATGTAAACGAAAATTAAAATTATGTAAAAAATAATTAAATTCAATGATAATAACAATTTAAATTGATTATCTAAAAAATACATTTACAAAAATATTGTTATAATTCAATAATGAAAATGATAAATAAAAACCATAAATTTATCAAATGACAAATGAATTATACTATGCTAAATTTTTTGCTTAAATTTATACTACCGACATGAGTAAATAATACCATATACAATTAAAAAAAAATAGACATTCTTGAATATTTTTTTAACAAATAGTTATTTTAAAATTTAATTCATGAAAAAACTAACTGTGCGGATCAAAATCTAGTGGTAAAAGTTAAGACACAACCAATGTGTTACATTGATTTCGAAAAGTGACTTATCGCGAACCTATATATATCCTCTGATAAGACACGACCAATGTAGTTCACGTAATATAAGCAAATTCATCTAAAGTTTAACAAAAGAACTTTACTCAAACTGTATTTTTATTAGTTTTACGCTAGAATAGAAGAATTCTATTATAAAAATGAGATTTGCTATAATCTATTTTCTAAAATAGCAATCTCAAATTATAAAATAAAATATGCAGAAATGTTGTTCTTCCTCTATAAATAAAGATTAGTAAAGATCAAATTTGCTTCTAAATACTGTTATAGAGGCAAAACATTGAAGTTCGTCGGAGAATGTTTATTTTTATTTTTGTTAGAACATCTTTTTTAAAATACATTCTATAATTTCAAATACGAATTTTTTTTTGCAAAAACACAGTAATAAATATGCAAATCTAGTAAATAATAAAATTTATAAGCCACTAATCCAAGAACGTATGGTACATAATCAGATGAGAAACAGATGTAACCCAAATGAAACTGATTAAAGAAACATTGGCTCAACAACATCCATTGGCTTGGTTGATAAACTAACGAGCGATTCAAATAATCAAGAAAACCACAATCAAAAGGGGAAACAGTTGATGTCTACTTCTCTGATGAGTTTGGTCCTCTCTTCTTGCCAAAGCCAACAACTGAAGACAACACAAACAAAATCGAATAAGAACCCAATTGTCGTTTAAATTTTGAAACAAACTTATTGAATATCATGATCAACCAAAAGAAAAAGTGATAGATTGATTGGAACAGAGATGACAGAGAGTGGAATCAGTGATCACGTGTGTTTACTTTTCAGAAACTATTATATCAGTGATCGAATATTAAGAGTGGACTACAACATCTCTAACAAACTTCATATCACACAGACGAACGTTCATGTAGCATAATCAACATATAAATGTTGATCAAAGCACACGCTACAAACAAAAGCACAAGATTATTGAAATTGACCAAACGCAATCTAATGATGAACAACACAAGTAAAAATGGAATTCTGTGATTACACACTAACTCAGATTTGCTGAAGAAACTAAAATCGAATTCATAATTACACACTAATCTTGTGCTTCTACTAAATCAAGTTAAAATGACTAATCACAAGACCAAATAAGTTTAAGATGAACCAAGGAGAGTCAATAACGAACTAACAAACCCTAATTCAACTACGGTGAACGACCTAGGAATCCTATAACAGAAAGTAAAAAAAGAATATATACCGGCGGTGACGAAACGGCGGTTGTGTTGCAATCGCTTGTGAGCACGGCCACGGGGCTTCTTCTTTTTGTCCTGCTTGGCGACTTTCGGTGTCTGACCCCTCACCTTACCGGCACGAGCCAATGAACCGTGCACCTTCCCTGCGATTCATTATGACACGAAATCAGCAACATTTTCGATGACAATCACCAAAATTCTAAAGGTATTTCGAAGCGTAAAGGAAACAACAAGTCGAGAAGAATCACCCATGATCAATTACGGAAACACTTCTGGCTTCTCTGCTTTGTTGCTGGATGCGCCGACGCTAGGTGAAACTTTTTTTTTAGGGTTAGGAATAATACCGTCGTTTATATACTATACATACTCGTTTCATAGCCTATAAGGGACATTTTGGGTTTAAAATGGGCCTTATGTAAACCAATTGTGTTTCCAAACACCTTAACCAAGTTAATTTAGCTTTGGTTCAAGGTTCTGAGACCAGCCGCAACGCTGATCCTTAATGGATCCTTACCGCCTAATCCGATGGTTATCGGAATAAAGAAATATTATTTAACCGAAATAATCCAAGGATCAATCCGTAAATAAGGATTTAACGGAGTTGATCCTTAGAGACGTGGCACGTTTTGGTTCGTCCGTCGACTTTGTCATTCGTACGTATCAAAAAAAAATTATTCATTTTCGACCAAAGGCGAGGAAAAAAGAAACGTCTCGAGTGAAGGCGATATCAAAGGCGATTCGATACATCCCGAGAAGAAGGTAAATCGTAGGGTGATTTTGTAGATTTATGCGTCGAGATTTTGTTTTCTTTGTTGTTTTCTCCTCAAATTAGGGTTAGGTTGTGCAGATTCAATCGATTTGTCTTTTAAAATTACGGTTTCAATCGATTTGGGGTTTTCACTCGATTTAGGGTTTTCAATCTATTTTGTTTTGAAACGATTTGCGGATATTCTCGTTCAATTACAATCTTCTTTGATGTTCTTATTTGTGTTAGCTTACGGTTTATATGTGATTCATGTTTGCTTACGGTTTGTTCAATCCGTGCTCGTTTCTAAAGATCTGTGGTTGTTGTTGTTTATATCATCTTCGTTACTAAAAATCTTGGTTTTCTTTCAGGTTTAACCAATCATGGGACAAGACTATTCGTACAGCCAGCCGTCTTCGTCAGATGAGTTCGACATGACGTACCTTCTTGAAGCAGAGGCTGCTCTTTATGCAAATGAAGGACAGAGTAGTTTCTCTGTTGGCGAGCCGGTTCGCAACCCACCTGAGGCTGATGATGGCATCCCAACGAGATGTTACTGTGGCAGTGAGGCTGCTATTGCAACATCTTACACGCGAAAAGATCCAGGGAGGTTGTACTACACGTGCGAGAATAGAGATGATGGGGGCTGCCACATATGGAAATGGTGGGATGTGGCAGTCACGGAGGAGGTGTTTGAGGTTCAGAGAGAACTCAGGCTGCTTAAGGAGCAAGGTTTCGAGTGTGATCAGAAGCTGCTTAAGCTACAGAAGACCGTCTGTGAGCTCAAGAAGAACAAAGAGTCTACAAATGGCTATGCATTGGAAGTTTGTGTAATGGTCTCCGTATTGGTTTTTCTAGGTTTGGCGCTTTTGTTTGTCAATGGTACGTATCTCTCTTGGGTTTTTGTTTGTTCTTCATGATATTTTGTAAAACTTATGAGAATTTGATCTAATGTTTATGCATGAAGAGCTTCAAAGATGTAAACGAGAGTGTCGAGAAGCTCGAGTCTCTCTTTAGGTACGATACCACAACTGCCTAGTCTCTTTTCTAATAACTATAAACGTATAGTAGTGTATTTGTATTTGTATTTGTATACCTCATAAATTGGTTCTAGTTTAGTAGAAGCTAGTTGTTTGGTTTCTCTGCATTGGTGGTAATTGCTAGTTAAATAGAACCTATTTAGTTTGGTTTCTATCTTCCTACCGCCATAGATTTGATTGTTTTAAATGGCTGTTACCGTGATTTGATTGGTGTTTAATGCAAGTAGTTAGCTTTCTACCTTCCTCACTGCTCGGTTTTAATTGGCTTTTAATGTTTGTTAGTTTAATCTCGCCTATTTAACTATCTGTGTTGCTATTAGAGTAACACAGAGCAATCTCTAAACATGGATAAGCAAACTAGTTATGTAAACCTCAGCTTTAGTCAATCTTAGACTACAGTGGACCTTGAATCACCCGAACCTTATTGGTTCGGTACCCAAGGTCCTGATGAGTCAGTTCTCGAGTCTCCTCTCAACTCTGCTGTCGACACTAGTGCCAAGGAGAGGAGGAAATGGTCCCCGAGGGAGGACAAAATCCTTATTGGTGCTTGGCTTAACACCAGTAAGGATGCGGTGGTGAGCAATGACCAGAAAGTTGGTCGCTTCTGGAAGAGGATTGTCGACTACTACAACAACTGCCCGCAACTGGTGGGAACAACACCTAGAGAGCTGAATCAGTGCAAGCAGAGGTGGGCTAGGATTAACGAGCAAGTCATCAAGTTCGTTGGATCATATGACGCGGCTCTGAGGGAGCAGAGAAGTGGTCAAAATGATGATGACGTGATGAAAGCTGCTCTAGAGTACTTCTTCAATCGTCACGGGACCAAGTTTGTCATGGAACATGCATGGAGGGAATTGAGGCATGACCAGAAATGGGCCTCCACCTATGTGGGTAAGGACGGTGGGAATGAAAAGCGGAAACAAGTTGATATAGAAGAAGAAGTGGGAGAACCAGAGGGTAGACCTATAGGGATCAAGGCTTCTAAAGCTGCTGCTAAGAAGAAGAAGAATGGTAAAGAAGAGTCGTTGTCACAGATTCAGGCCATAATGGAGATGAAGTCAAAAGTGTCAAAACAGAAGTTGCTTGAACGTCTACTTAGCAAAAAAGACCCACTCACTGAGATGGAAACATCTCTTAAGCTCAAACTCATGTCTGATATGTTATGAGGTTAGGTTGCATAGTTAGCGTTCATATTCAACCTATGTGTCGAGTAGTTACATGTTGTTTGATTGCATAGTTAGCTGTATTGAACCTATGTGTGGAGGAAAAGTAATAACTCTTGTCTTTCTTTCAGTTTAATGTGTTGAGCAAAAGTAATAACTATGTGTGTACTCTTTCAGGTTCAGCAGTAGGGTCACGGGTGTTGCAATGCACGGGTGAAGATTGTCACGGGCTGTGAAGTACTCAAAGTCACGGGTGCTTCTGTTTTTCTAGCATGTGAAGATTGTCACGGGTGCTTATGTTTCATGTTAATGTAGTATAAGTAGTAGTCATTGTTGTTTAAACTATGTATCTCGTTCTCCTACGCACTTTCATCATTCTAACTTTGTATCTCATCTTCTCCTATTTCCCTCAGCAACAAAACTTTGTAATATTAAACTCTGCTATTTGCGTTCAACATTGCTTCTCACTTTGCATCTCATCTTCTCCGATTGAATCTACGATGGACCTTTTTATCTATCTTGTTATAAAGGTATGGTCTTGTTTAGTGTTTCTTTGAACTTATAGTAAAAATAAATAGAAATTCTAAATTTGAATCTTTAAATTTGAACTTATAGTAAAACCAGGATACCTAAATATGTTATTTTTAAAACCAGGATACATAAATTTGAAATTCTAAATTTGAATATATACAAAGAAATAAATTTATTTTAAAAAAGAACTTATATATTATTTTTAAAACCAGGATACCTAAATATGTCATCATCTTCATCCGATGATCTGGAAGAAAGATTGGAGGAAATTATCGACGAATACGTCGAAGACACATTCAACAACATAGTGGAGGGCAGGACCATTAACCAAAGGGGACGTGCTTACATAGAACGACACCGCAAAGGAGGACACATACAATTATGGAATGACTACTTCAGCGAAGATTCGACATTCTCGTCAGAATTATTCAGACGCCGTTTCCGCATGAATAAGGGATTATTCTTGCGTATTGTCCATCGCCTATCAGAGTGCTTGCCATTCTTTCAGCAAAGAAGAGATGCAACCGGGAGGTTAGGTCTTACTCCACTACAAAAATGTACGGCAGCAATTCGTCTACTTGCTTATGGCTCTGCGGCTGAGACGGTCGACGAATATCTCCGACTTGGTGAGACCACGGCCCTTTCGTGTTTACATAATTTCACTGACGGAATTATAGAGTTATTTGGAAAAGAGTATCTACGACGACCCACCCCATAGGATCTTCAACGACTACTCGATATTGGAGAGCAACGCGGGTTTTCGGGGATGATCGGGAGCATTGACTGTATGCATTGGGAATGGAAAAATTGCCCGAGCGCTTGGAAAGGACAGTACACACGTGGATCAGGAAAACTGACAATTGTCTTAGAGGCTGTGGCTTCGCAAGACCTTTGGATATGGCACGCTTTTTTTGGTCCTCCAGGTACCTTAAACGATATTAATGTCCTCGAACGGGGTCCTGTTTTTGACGACATTATAGAAGGTCGAGCTCCCAGGGTAAGGTACATGGTCAACGGACACATGTATAAGTTGGCGTACTACCTCACTGACGGTATATATCCAAAATGGTCAACATTTATCCAATCTATCACACTCCCTCAATGTCCTAAACAAGAGTTATTTGCCAAAGTTCAAGAAGCAACCGGAAAAGATGTGGAGCGGGCTTTTGGAGTATTGCAAGCCCGATTTGCGATTGTGAAGAACCCGGTAAAAACATTGGACAAAGCAAAGATAAGCAAGATTATGAGAGCATGTATCATACTACACAATATGATAGTCGAAAATGTACGGGATGGATACGGTATACAATTTGATATATCTGATTTTGAAGAAGGGGACGTAACCAGAAGTTCACGGGTGGAAGCCAACATGCCTACAAATCTCAACAACATATTTCCCATTCGGAATGATGTTCGGGATACTCGTATACATGAACATTTGAAAACGGATCTAATTGAGCATATTTGGAACAAATTTGGTGATGAATATTAATAAGTCTTGTATCTTTTTATTGAATCATGAATAATAAATAAAATTTTTAATTTCACTTTTTTTTAAAAAAATTATTTATTTATTCCTAAGGATTCCAAATCGAGTATCACCATTGCACACATATTTCTGATTATGATCCTTAACAATTCAAAAAAAAAAATATTATTCTAATCCTAAGGACTCTTGAGACAGTATCACCATTGCACATGCTCTTACAACCGAACCGAACTGGTCCATTTTCTACCCCGGTCTAACTGGTAACAATTTGCTTTGGTTCGAGGTTTCTTACAAACAAGCTCTTTAATATGATCACTGTCGTGGCTAGGCCTGGGCGTTCAGGTACCCGTTGGCGTTCGGATCAGATTTTTCAGATTTCGGTTCTTTTTTACAACACCTCCTAGGTCTCATTCTAGTAAATTTGCAAGTACGGGCCGGATTCGGATATAACACATCGGGTTCAGATCGGTTTTGTATCACATCATAGAACCCATAAAGTAACCATATATCATTCGGATTCGGGTTATATCGGATCGGTTCAGATATACTCGAAATAAAATCTAAAATTTAA is a genomic window containing:
- the LOC106302323 gene encoding glutathione S-transferase T2-like gives rise to the protein MKAALEYFFNRHGTKFVMEHAWRELRHDQKWASTYVGKDGGNEKRKQVDIEEEVGEPEGRPIGIKASKAAAKKKKNGKEESLSQIQAIMEMKSKVSKQKLLERLLSKKDPLTEMETSLKLKLMSDML
- the LOC106304205 gene encoding 40S ribosomal protein S30, encoding MGKVHGSLARAGKVRGQTPKVAKQDKKKKPRGRAHKRLQHNRRFVTAVVGFGKKRGPNSSEK
- the LOC106302321 gene encoding F-box protein At3g28330-like, yielding MADLLSILSLTISPSFHSISLNNSLIHIACFAASVAAMNSASHDDNATVCCFCDVQVISDEPLELSNTLLESPFLRRLFLSRHQLSHSMWSLMVKDDQQEAVAHYRCDIWGHPTQQLGSYIATSITEAFLNHKQKYRQVGAVAYTDVGLILIQEDYWNLGLATLTDRDGVVLGYKVVLLYDAIPRKKSFSLLIYSSETGLWSQETVQFPYSFSRQEFRYSISLNGNLHWVARNNVNDEVVVSTDFYGSEHPLWVVGALHVSRGSLMYMNIAAQGDEHDKLSVWRLKSSWEWQIVSEVSYIGYKHPYIPLAINPFDAETVYFWSNDLDNQCLVSMNLRIGEFVFHGKLERSSSDGCIVKSPEGHTFIQLAQEFS
- the LOC106302322 gene encoding uncharacterized protein At4g04775-like → MGQDYSYSQPSSSDEFDMTYLLEAEAALYANEGQSSFSVGEPVRNPPEADDGIPTRCYCGSEAAIATSYTRKDPGRLYYTCENRDDGGCHIWKWWDVAVTEEVFEVQRELRLLKEQGFECDQKLLKLQKTVCELKKNKESTNGYALEVCVMVSVLVFLGLALLFVNGLTSKSSSSLDHMTRL